In Musa acuminata AAA Group cultivar baxijiao chromosome BXJ3-11, Cavendish_Baxijiao_AAA, whole genome shotgun sequence, one DNA window encodes the following:
- the LOC135653070 gene encoding golgin candidate 6-like isoform X2: MDFKLGRLNLNAVAQGVGGFVFGNENSASNEDSYVERYLDRISNGVLAEDRRAAMIELQSLVAESRAAQMSFGATGFPVLLNVLKEERDDVELIRGALETIVSALTPTETAHALKNEVQPALVNSDLLSRESESISLLLSLLSEDDFYVRYYTLQIITALLTHSPNRLQEAILSIPRGITRLMDMLMDREVIRNEALLLLTYLTREAEEIQKIVVFEGAFEKIFSIIREEGGSEGGVVVQDCLELLNNLIRNSTSNQMLLKETIGFDPLVSILKLRRGSAYNFTQQKTINLLSALETVRLLLMGGSASEPGKDANKLSNQTALAQKKILDHLLLLGVESQWAPVALRCLALRCIGDLVMKHSHNLDILGSKLVGEEPHLEPALNAIFRIILRTSTLQEFIAADYVFKCFCEENSDGQAMLTSTMTPQPSSNHATAEVGGSMPFGSMLLQALLSDGASGDLEMCSKATSVLSHILKDNVKCKERVLRVELEAPVPSLGSPEPLLHRIMKNLALAASGKDNNQTYQGDSYIQPLILRLLVTWLAECPNAVYCLLQAPAHLTYLLNLVSNPHASACVQGLAAVVLGECVLYNKSSENNRDAFSVADSLSQKVGLTSFFLKFDELRKSLLDLATLGQHRKPLSRSSTASMADAQEVDNDDANQKHEHPVIVESFDPMFIKFIERLETDIRESILGIFSNTKNKVTVLPAELEQRDKETDGDYIKRLKDFVEKQCNEMQDLLGRNATLAEELVRTGSGTPSNPSQNAGSGKERVLTETLRQDLQEASRRIEILKLEKAKIEAEANNYRTLATKLESDLKSLSDAYNSLEQSNFHLEVEVKALRKGGDSPYPDVEAIRAEAREEAEKESEAELNDLLVCLGQEQSKVEKLTSRLIELGEDVDSLLDGIGDDTALGEDDDDDIDDK; the protein is encoded by the exons GGTGTTGGTGGATTTGTTTTTGGAAATGAGAACTCTGCTTCAAATGAAGATAG CTACGTCGAACGATATCTCGATCGTATAAGCAATGGTGTACTAGCTGAAGATAGGCGAGCAGCTATGATTGAACTTCAGTCTCTTGTTGCAGAAAGCCGTGCAGCTCAGATGTCTTTTGGGGCTACAG GATTTCCTGTTCTTCTAAATGTTTTAAAGGAAGAACGTGATGATGTTGAACTGATAAGAGGTGCATTAGAAACTATTGTAAGTGCCTTGACTCCAACAGAAACTGCACATGCGCTGAAAAATGAGGTTCAGCCAGCTTTAGTGAATTCTGATCTGCTTTCTCGAGAATCAGAGAGCATTTCTCTTCTTCTCAGTTTGTTG tCAGAAGATGACTTTTATGTTAGATATTACACACTTCAGATTATAACTGCACTTCTTACACATTCACCTAATAG ATTACAGGAAGCAATTCTCTCCATTCCTCGTGGTATAACTAGGTTAATGGATATGCTTATGGATCGTGAG GTTATAAGAAATGAAGCCTTACTTCTTCTTACTTATTTAACTCGTGAGGCAGAG GAGATTCAAAAAATTGTGGTGTTCGAAGGTGCATTTGAGAAGATATTTAGCATCATTAGAGAAGAAGGAGGTTCAGAAGGAGGTGTGGTTGTGCAG gattgtcttgaatTGCTGAATAATCTTATTCGTAATAGTACATCCAATCAG ATGTTGCTGAAAGAGACCATTGGATTTGATCCTTTAGTATCTATACTAAAGCTTCGTAGAGGTAGTGCTTACAATTTTACTCAACAGAAG ACGATAAATCTACTCAGTGCACTGGAAACAGTTCGATTGCTTTTGATGGGAGGCTCAGCAAGTGAGCCAGGTAAAGATGCTAATAAACTATCAAATCAAACCGCATTAGCTCAG AAGAAAATCTTGGACCATCTCTTACTGCTGGGGGTTGAAagtcaatgggctccggtcgcatTGCGCTGTTTG GCTTTGCGTTGTATAGGGGACTTGGTTATGAAACATTCTCACAATCTTGACATTCTTGGAAGTAAATTAGTTGGAGAAGAGCCTCATCTTGAACCTGCCTTAAATGCCATTTTTCGTATCATTTTGCGCACCTCTACATTGCAGGAATTCATAGCAGCTGATTATGTTTTCAAATGCTTCTGTGAG GAAAATTCTGATGGTCAAGCAATGTTGACATCCACAATGACTCCTCAGCCAAGCTCAAATCATGCTACTGCAGAAGTTGGTGGTAGCATGCCTTTTGGAAG TATGCTTTTACAAGCTCTACTATCAGATGGGGCTAGCGGAGATCTTGAG ATGTGTTCCAAAGCTACGAGTGTTCTTTCTCATATACTGAAGGACAATGTTAAATGCAAGGAGCGG GTTTTAAGAGTTGAGCTCGAGGCACCAGTCCCATCATTAGGTTCACCAGAGCCTCTCCTGCATCGCATCATGAAGAATTTGGCTCTTGCAGCCTCAGGCAAAGATAACAATCAAACATATCAAGGAGATTCATACATCCAACCCCTTATTCTCCGATTACTTGTCACATGGCTTGCTGAATGTCCAAATGCTGTGTACTGCCTTTTGCAAGCACCAGCACATCTTACCTATCTTTTAAATCTAGTATCAAATCCACATGCAAGTGCATGCGTGCAGGGTTTGGCTGCTGTTGTCCTGGGAGAATGTGTTCTTTACAATAAAAGCAGTGAAAACAATAGAGATGCCTTTTCTGTGGCTGATTCTTTGAGTCAAAAGGTTGGGTTAACTTCATTCTTTTTGAAGTTTGATGAGTTGCGGAAAAGTCTTCTAGATCTGGCCACATTAGGCCAACATCGCAAGCCACTTTCAAGATCTAGCACTGCTAGTATGGCAGATGCCCAAGAGGTTGATAATGATGATGCAAATCAGAAGCATGAGCATCCTGTTATAGTGGAAAGTTTTGACCCCATgtttattaaatttattgaaAGGCTTGAAACAGATATCAGAGAAAGCATTTTGGGGATCTTCAGTAATACAAAAAACAAGGTCACAGTATTGCCAGCTGAGTTGGAGCAAAGGGATAAAGAGACTGATGGGGATTACATCAAGAGGTTGAAAGACTTTGTAGAAAAACAATGCAATGAGATGCAG GACCTCTTAGGTCGGAATGCCACCTTAGCTGAGGAACTGGTGAGGACTGGGAGTGGCACTCCATCAAATCCTTCCCAGAATGCAGGCAGCGGCAAAGAGAGGGTTTTGACTGAGACTCTTCGCCAAGATCTTCAAGAGGCATCACGACGCATAGAGATTCTCAAGTTAGAGAAGGCTAAGATTGAGGCTGAAGCCAATAACTACAGAACTTTGGCCACGAAGCTGGAGTCCGACCTGAAAAGCCTTTCAGACGCTTACAATagcctggagcagtccaacttccACCTCGAGGTGGAGGTGAAGGCATTAAGAAAAGGTGGGGATTCCCCATATCCTGATGTTGAAGCAATCAGAGCAGAGGCAAGAGAAGAAGCCGAGAAGGAGAGCGAAGCTGAACTGAATGATCTGCTCGTTTGCCTGGGCCAGGAGCAAAGCAAGGTGGAAAAGCTGACTTCCAGATTGATCGAGCTGGGTGAAGATGTGGACTCCCTCCTCGATGGGATAGGGGACGACACCGCACTCGGAGAAGACGACGATGATGATATCGATGACAAATAA
- the LOC135653070 gene encoding golgin candidate 6-like isoform X1: MDFKLGRLNLNAVAQGVGGFVFGNENSASNEDSYVERYLDRISNGVLAEDRRAAMIELQSLVAESRAAQMSFGATGFPVLLNVLKEERDDVELIRGALETIVSALTPTETAHALKNEVQPALVNSDLLSRESESISLLLSLLSEDDFYVRYYTLQIITALLTHSPNRLQEAILSIPRGITRLMDMLMDREVIRNEALLLLTYLTREAEEIQKIVVFEGAFEKIFSIIREEGGSEGGVVVQDCLELLNNLIRNSTSNQMLLKETIGFDPLVSILKLRRGSAYNFTQQKTINLLSALETVRLLLMGGSASEPGKDANKLSNQTALAQKKILDHLLLLGVESQWAPVALRCLALRCIGDLVMKHSHNLDILGSKLVGEEPHLEPALNAIFRIILRTSTLQEFIAADYVFKCFCEENSDGQAMLTSTMTPQPSSNHATAEVGGSMPFGSSFGSMLLQALLSDGASGDLEMCSKATSVLSHILKDNVKCKERVLRVELEAPVPSLGSPEPLLHRIMKNLALAASGKDNNQTYQGDSYIQPLILRLLVTWLAECPNAVYCLLQAPAHLTYLLNLVSNPHASACVQGLAAVVLGECVLYNKSSENNRDAFSVADSLSQKVGLTSFFLKFDELRKSLLDLATLGQHRKPLSRSSTASMADAQEVDNDDANQKHEHPVIVESFDPMFIKFIERLETDIRESILGIFSNTKNKVTVLPAELEQRDKETDGDYIKRLKDFVEKQCNEMQDLLGRNATLAEELVRTGSGTPSNPSQNAGSGKERVLTETLRQDLQEASRRIEILKLEKAKIEAEANNYRTLATKLESDLKSLSDAYNSLEQSNFHLEVEVKALRKGGDSPYPDVEAIRAEAREEAEKESEAELNDLLVCLGQEQSKVEKLTSRLIELGEDVDSLLDGIGDDTALGEDDDDDIDDK; this comes from the exons GGTGTTGGTGGATTTGTTTTTGGAAATGAGAACTCTGCTTCAAATGAAGATAG CTACGTCGAACGATATCTCGATCGTATAAGCAATGGTGTACTAGCTGAAGATAGGCGAGCAGCTATGATTGAACTTCAGTCTCTTGTTGCAGAAAGCCGTGCAGCTCAGATGTCTTTTGGGGCTACAG GATTTCCTGTTCTTCTAAATGTTTTAAAGGAAGAACGTGATGATGTTGAACTGATAAGAGGTGCATTAGAAACTATTGTAAGTGCCTTGACTCCAACAGAAACTGCACATGCGCTGAAAAATGAGGTTCAGCCAGCTTTAGTGAATTCTGATCTGCTTTCTCGAGAATCAGAGAGCATTTCTCTTCTTCTCAGTTTGTTG tCAGAAGATGACTTTTATGTTAGATATTACACACTTCAGATTATAACTGCACTTCTTACACATTCACCTAATAG ATTACAGGAAGCAATTCTCTCCATTCCTCGTGGTATAACTAGGTTAATGGATATGCTTATGGATCGTGAG GTTATAAGAAATGAAGCCTTACTTCTTCTTACTTATTTAACTCGTGAGGCAGAG GAGATTCAAAAAATTGTGGTGTTCGAAGGTGCATTTGAGAAGATATTTAGCATCATTAGAGAAGAAGGAGGTTCAGAAGGAGGTGTGGTTGTGCAG gattgtcttgaatTGCTGAATAATCTTATTCGTAATAGTACATCCAATCAG ATGTTGCTGAAAGAGACCATTGGATTTGATCCTTTAGTATCTATACTAAAGCTTCGTAGAGGTAGTGCTTACAATTTTACTCAACAGAAG ACGATAAATCTACTCAGTGCACTGGAAACAGTTCGATTGCTTTTGATGGGAGGCTCAGCAAGTGAGCCAGGTAAAGATGCTAATAAACTATCAAATCAAACCGCATTAGCTCAG AAGAAAATCTTGGACCATCTCTTACTGCTGGGGGTTGAAagtcaatgggctccggtcgcatTGCGCTGTTTG GCTTTGCGTTGTATAGGGGACTTGGTTATGAAACATTCTCACAATCTTGACATTCTTGGAAGTAAATTAGTTGGAGAAGAGCCTCATCTTGAACCTGCCTTAAATGCCATTTTTCGTATCATTTTGCGCACCTCTACATTGCAGGAATTCATAGCAGCTGATTATGTTTTCAAATGCTTCTGTGAG GAAAATTCTGATGGTCAAGCAATGTTGACATCCACAATGACTCCTCAGCCAAGCTCAAATCATGCTACTGCAGAAGTTGGTGGTAGCATGCCTTTTGGAAG CTCTTTTGGCAGTATGCTTTTACAAGCTCTACTATCAGATGGGGCTAGCGGAGATCTTGAG ATGTGTTCCAAAGCTACGAGTGTTCTTTCTCATATACTGAAGGACAATGTTAAATGCAAGGAGCGG GTTTTAAGAGTTGAGCTCGAGGCACCAGTCCCATCATTAGGTTCACCAGAGCCTCTCCTGCATCGCATCATGAAGAATTTGGCTCTTGCAGCCTCAGGCAAAGATAACAATCAAACATATCAAGGAGATTCATACATCCAACCCCTTATTCTCCGATTACTTGTCACATGGCTTGCTGAATGTCCAAATGCTGTGTACTGCCTTTTGCAAGCACCAGCACATCTTACCTATCTTTTAAATCTAGTATCAAATCCACATGCAAGTGCATGCGTGCAGGGTTTGGCTGCTGTTGTCCTGGGAGAATGTGTTCTTTACAATAAAAGCAGTGAAAACAATAGAGATGCCTTTTCTGTGGCTGATTCTTTGAGTCAAAAGGTTGGGTTAACTTCATTCTTTTTGAAGTTTGATGAGTTGCGGAAAAGTCTTCTAGATCTGGCCACATTAGGCCAACATCGCAAGCCACTTTCAAGATCTAGCACTGCTAGTATGGCAGATGCCCAAGAGGTTGATAATGATGATGCAAATCAGAAGCATGAGCATCCTGTTATAGTGGAAAGTTTTGACCCCATgtttattaaatttattgaaAGGCTTGAAACAGATATCAGAGAAAGCATTTTGGGGATCTTCAGTAATACAAAAAACAAGGTCACAGTATTGCCAGCTGAGTTGGAGCAAAGGGATAAAGAGACTGATGGGGATTACATCAAGAGGTTGAAAGACTTTGTAGAAAAACAATGCAATGAGATGCAG GACCTCTTAGGTCGGAATGCCACCTTAGCTGAGGAACTGGTGAGGACTGGGAGTGGCACTCCATCAAATCCTTCCCAGAATGCAGGCAGCGGCAAAGAGAGGGTTTTGACTGAGACTCTTCGCCAAGATCTTCAAGAGGCATCACGACGCATAGAGATTCTCAAGTTAGAGAAGGCTAAGATTGAGGCTGAAGCCAATAACTACAGAACTTTGGCCACGAAGCTGGAGTCCGACCTGAAAAGCCTTTCAGACGCTTACAATagcctggagcagtccaacttccACCTCGAGGTGGAGGTGAAGGCATTAAGAAAAGGTGGGGATTCCCCATATCCTGATGTTGAAGCAATCAGAGCAGAGGCAAGAGAAGAAGCCGAGAAGGAGAGCGAAGCTGAACTGAATGATCTGCTCGTTTGCCTGGGCCAGGAGCAAAGCAAGGTGGAAAAGCTGACTTCCAGATTGATCGAGCTGGGTGAAGATGTGGACTCCCTCCTCGATGGGATAGGGGACGACACCGCACTCGGAGAAGACGACGATGATGATATCGATGACAAATAA